A stretch of the Clostridiales bacterium genome encodes the following:
- a CDS encoding HIT domain-containing protein, with translation MDGCIFCRIASGEITGLRVYEDEATLAFMDVAKDVDGHILVIPKAHCKKILDCEPETLDAIFRTVRKVSQHLVSDCGYEGVNLLNASGECAGQSIPHFHIHIIPRKGGDGIDAWPEFAGAKEDLQAVYDRVKM, from the coding sequence ATGGACGGTTGCATTTTCTGCCGGATTGCGTCCGGTGAGATTACCGGCCTGAGGGTATACGAGGATGAGGCCACCCTGGCGTTCATGGATGTCGCGAAGGATGTGGATGGGCATATCCTGGTGATTCCGAAGGCACACTGCAAAAAAATCCTGGACTGCGAGCCGGAGACACTGGATGCCATTTTCCGGACGGTGCGGAAGGTGTCGCAGCACCTGGTTTCCGACTGCGGGTATGAGGGGGTCAACCTGCTCAATGCCAGCGGCGAATGCGCCGGACAGTCGATTCCGCATTTCCACATTCACATCATTCCCCGGAAAGGCGGGGACGGGATTGACGCCTGGCCGGAGTTTGCCGGTGCAAAGGAAGACCTCCAGGCGGTATATGACCGGGTGAAGATGTAA
- a CDS encoding GNAT family N-acetyltransferase: MTLQFMKAGTSDALVLNAISRLAFDSDTEVGAPSAGGPPGYMSLKYHIKMAKSGHLFKLTQNGLILGGAVLFRNGDTLNIGRIFIDPQHFRKGYGTCMMREIEALFPDARLFTLDTPAWNTRTNAFYTRLGYLEVKRDGDFVYYSKNR; encoded by the coding sequence ATGACTTTACAGTTCATGAAAGCGGGTACTTCGGACGCCCTGGTGCTGAATGCCATATCCAGGCTTGCTTTTGACAGCGATACGGAGGTGGGGGCTCCTTCCGCAGGAGGACCGCCCGGGTATATGTCGCTGAAATACCATATAAAAATGGCGAAATCAGGCCATCTGTTCAAACTGACGCAGAATGGCCTAATCCTTGGCGGGGCGGTCCTTTTCCGGAACGGGGACACGCTGAATATCGGAAGGATATTCATTGATCCGCAGCACTTTCGGAAAGGTTACGGCACTTGTATGATGCGGGAAATCGAAGCACTGTTTCCGGATGCAAGGCTTTTTACGCTGGACACTCCCGCCTGGAATACCCGGACGAACGCCTTCTACACCAGGCTGGGGTATTTGGAAGTGAAGCGTGACGGTGATTTTGTTTACTATTCAAAGAACCGCTGA
- a CDS encoding 4Fe-4S dicluster domain-containing protein — MITNDKGIVELKHHILREVCRLAWEDKLTTDNCERLVLEIIPGPQPQYRCCIYKEREIVRGRVRLAMGQNPDVNSESRNVVAVIPAACDDCPIQDYMITDICRFCLGKACLNACRFGAITPGDTRMHIDPSKCKSCGMCAKSCPYGAIVHTERPCKKACPVGAITYTENGLCMIDDEKCVHCGHCIHSCPFGAIGSRIYAVDIIREIKSGKKVYAMCAPATEGQFGKDVSMASIRAALKKLGFADMVEVGLGGDMTAAYEALEWIEARKEGRKMTTSCCPAFISMLRHHFPEEYQKYKSNTVSPMVAVSRYLKHRDPDCVTVFIGPCIAKKGETLNEFIADRPDYALTYGEIVAMLDSREITPEPVEESYQEASLFGKQFAGSGGVAAAVLQVMKELGEDPSDIRLLQCSGGDECKKAMMLLKAGKLQEDFVEGMMCPGGCIGGPSKHQAEAQVLRDRKELLSRADGRQILENLKNYPMDQFSMFRDGHLDPSVSPFQKKD, encoded by the coding sequence ATGATTACAAACGATAAGGGCATTGTGGAATTAAAGCACCATATCCTGCGGGAGGTATGCCGCCTGGCATGGGAAGACAAGCTGACAACGGATAACTGTGAGCGGCTGGTACTGGAGATCATTCCTGGCCCGCAGCCCCAGTACCGGTGCTGTATCTACAAGGAACGCGAGATCGTCCGCGGGCGGGTCCGCCTGGCCATGGGACAGAATCCGGATGTGAACAGCGAATCCCGCAATGTGGTGGCCGTTATCCCCGCCGCCTGCGATGACTGCCCGATCCAGGATTACATGATCACGGATATCTGCCGTTTCTGCCTGGGAAAGGCCTGCCTGAACGCATGCCGTTTCGGCGCCATCACCCCCGGCGATACCCGCATGCATATTGATCCGTCCAAGTGCAAGTCCTGCGGCATGTGCGCAAAATCCTGCCCCTACGGCGCGATTGTTCATACGGAAAGGCCCTGCAAAAAGGCGTGCCCGGTCGGCGCCATCACATATACCGAAAACGGGCTGTGCATGATTGACGATGAGAAATGCGTCCACTGCGGCCACTGCATCCACAGCTGTCCCTTCGGCGCGATCGGTTCCCGGATCTACGCGGTGGATATCATCCGGGAAATCAAAAGCGGAAAAAAAGTCTATGCCATGTGCGCGCCTGCCACGGAAGGCCAGTTCGGCAAGGATGTATCCATGGCTTCCATCCGCGCGGCCCTGAAAAAGCTGGGCTTCGCGGACATGGTGGAAGTCGGCCTCGGCGGTGATATGACGGCCGCGTATGAGGCGCTGGAGTGGATCGAAGCCAGAAAAGAAGGCCGCAAGATGACCACCTCCTGCTGCCCCGCGTTTATCTCCATGCTGCGCCACCATTTCCCGGAAGAATACCAGAAATACAAGTCCAACACGGTCAGCCCGATGGTCGCGGTATCCCGGTACCTGAAGCACCGGGACCCGGACTGCGTCACCGTGTTTATCGGGCCGTGCATCGCCAAGAAGGGAGAAACCCTGAATGAGTTCATCGCGGACCGGCCGGATTACGCGCTGACCTACGGCGAGATTGTTGCCATGCTGGATTCCCGGGAAATCACCCCCGAACCGGTGGAGGAATCCTACCAGGAAGCCTCCCTTTTCGGCAAGCAGTTTGCCGGCAGCGGCGGCGTGGCCGCAGCGGTCCTGCAGGTGATGAAAGAGCTGGGCGAAGATCCTTCCGATATCAGACTGCTGCAGTGCTCCGGCGGGGATGAATGCAAAAAGGCCATGATGCTGCTCAAGGCCGGAAAACTGCAGGAGGATTTTGTCGAAGGCATGATGTGCCCCGGCGGCTGTATCGGCGGTCCCTCCAAGCACCAGGCGGAAGCGCAGGTCCTGCGTGACCGGAAGGAGCTGCTGAGCCGGGCGGACGGACGGCAGATCCTGGAAAACCTGAAGAATTACCCGATGGATCAGTTCTCCATGTTCCGGGACGGGCACCTGGATCCTTCCGTATCCCCGTTTCAAAAGAAAGACTGA
- a CDS encoding AraC family transcriptional regulator yields MNWVKTINDAIGYMENHLTDEIALADIAKHVNLSAFHFQRAFSLLTEMSPAEYLRKRRLSQAGADLAGGDEKVIDVAMKYCYDSPESFTKAFTRFHGFSPMQVKKGSPIQFMNRFTVHMTIEGGSIMEFTVEKWEAMDLLMHAKTFHAETSEDEIPKFWDEYYAHEEYRKIPGYLGLCAQQKTDSDEFRYGIGCKASDVEGIPEGFEIIHIPEYTWAVFKCVGPTPGAIQAMWEKIYKEWLPVSDYELIPDYDIENYLPGDPSARDYVSEICIPVRKSK; encoded by the coding sequence ATGAACTGGGTCAAAACAATCAACGACGCGATCGGGTACATGGAGAATCACCTGACGGATGAGATTGCGCTGGCGGATATTGCGAAGCATGTAAACCTTTCCGCGTTCCATTTCCAGAGGGCGTTTTCCCTGCTGACGGAAATGTCCCCGGCGGAATACCTGCGGAAAAGGCGCCTTTCTCAGGCTGGGGCGGATCTGGCAGGCGGAGATGAAAAAGTTATCGATGTGGCCATGAAGTACTGCTATGATTCGCCGGAAAGCTTTACCAAAGCGTTTACACGGTTCCATGGGTTTTCACCGATGCAGGTGAAAAAGGGAAGCCCCATTCAGTTCATGAACCGGTTTACCGTCCACATGACAATTGAAGGAGGCAGCATCATGGAGTTTACAGTTGAAAAATGGGAAGCGATGGACCTTCTCATGCATGCGAAAACTTTTCATGCCGAAACAAGCGAAGATGAGATTCCGAAGTTCTGGGACGAGTATTACGCCCATGAGGAATACCGGAAGATTCCGGGATATCTCGGACTCTGCGCCCAGCAGAAAACCGACAGTGATGAATTCCGGTACGGCATCGGCTGCAAAGCTTCCGATGTGGAAGGTATCCCGGAGGGGTTCGAGATCATCCATATTCCGGAATACACCTGGGCGGTTTTCAAATGTGTCGGACCGACGCCCGGGGCGATCCAGGCTATGTGGGAAAAGATCTACAAGGAATGGCTGCCGGTTTCCGATTATGAACTGATCCCCGATTATGACATTGAGAACTACCTGCCCGGAGATCCGTCTGCCCGGGATTATGTCAGCGAGATCTGCATTCCTGTCAGGAAAAGCAAGTGA
- a CDS encoding class I SAM-dependent methyltransferase — protein sequence MDYSTRISERMWNLPDKGEREAEREQTFIDDIVQKSHIEHELLDHLDGIHTVFDGGAGCGRFSILLARQGLQVTHFDISRPMIDKARELAEAAGVLDRITFVQGALEDLSAYADRSFDLVISFDAPVSYTYPQQEKTIRELVRIAKKRIMLSVSSRLGALPYLANPIQKNQFILDRSSPDGWVQWCLNSREQMIRDFSFRKKSLLETLETGLMGDVEKARAAYDRGEAPWSITYHFMPDELERILAENGVREISLAGPGAFARTIPNEILVKIMNDPAQKKDFLEFCYLYDRSPYVCGMGKDNLFARGEIV from the coding sequence ATGGATTACAGCACCCGGATTTCCGAAAGGATGTGGAACCTTCCCGACAAGGGAGAACGGGAAGCAGAACGCGAGCAGACCTTTATTGACGACATCGTGCAGAAAAGCCATATCGAGCATGAGCTCCTGGATCACCTGGACGGGATTCACACGGTGTTTGACGGCGGCGCCGGGTGCGGCCGCTTTTCCATCCTGCTGGCCCGGCAGGGATTGCAGGTCACCCATTTCGACATTTCCCGGCCCATGATTGACAAGGCCCGGGAGCTGGCCGAAGCCGCCGGCGTCCTGGACCGGATCACCTTTGTGCAGGGTGCCCTGGAGGATCTTTCCGCTTATGCGGACCGGAGCTTTGACCTGGTGATCTCCTTTGACGCGCCGGTCTCCTATACGTATCCGCAGCAGGAGAAAACCATCCGGGAACTGGTGCGCATCGCGAAAAAGCGCATCATGCTCAGCGTTTCCAGCCGCCTGGGAGCGCTCCCCTACCTGGCCAATCCCATCCAGAAGAACCAGTTCATCCTGGACCGGAGCAGTCCGGACGGATGGGTCCAGTGGTGTCTGAACAGCCGGGAGCAGATGATCCGGGATTTTTCCTTCCGGAAGAAATCCCTGCTGGAAACACTGGAAACCGGGCTCATGGGGGATGTGGAGAAAGCCCGGGCTGCCTATGACCGGGGCGAGGCGCCATGGAGCATTACCTATCATTTCATGCCGGACGAGCTGGAGCGGATCCTGGCCGAAAACGGGGTCCGGGAGATCTCCCTGGCCGGCCCGGGGGCTTTCGCCCGGACCATTCCCAATGAGATCCTGGTGAAAATCATGAACGACCCCGCACAGAAAAAGGATTTCCTGGAATTCTGCTACCTGTATGACCGCAGTCCCTATGTCTGTGGAATGGGCAAGGACAACCTCTTTGCACGGGGAGAAATCGTATAA
- a CDS encoding Type 1 glutamine amidotransferase-like domain-containing protein yields MRLMLTSCGLETEKIKGYFLEMLGKDPCHAKALFIPTAAIDADAVEVLPKCMHDLLKCGFPKENIRVYDLHADMPADELGTFDVVYFCGGRTSYLLERINDSGFRGTLLNYIREDGFVIGVSAGSIIFANNLPGNLGFIDTKLDVHCDRSSFAGRVTFPLADNLKLSNTAAMLIRNIPDDTEIIDD; encoded by the coding sequence ATGCGCCTGATGCTGACATCCTGCGGACTGGAAACGGAAAAGATCAAAGGATACTTCCTGGAGATGTTGGGGAAGGATCCCTGCCATGCCAAAGCGCTTTTTATCCCGACCGCCGCGATTGACGCGGATGCTGTCGAAGTGCTGCCGAAATGCATGCATGACCTGCTGAAATGCGGCTTTCCGAAGGAAAACATCCGGGTATATGACCTGCATGCCGATATGCCGGCGGACGAGCTTGGCACTTTTGACGTGGTTTATTTCTGCGGCGGAAGAACCTCCTACCTGCTGGAGCGGATCAATGATTCCGGTTTCCGGGGAACGCTGCTGAACTATATCCGGGAGGACGGATTTGTGATCGGGGTCAGCGCGGGGAGTATCATTTTCGCGAACAACCTGCCCGGCAATCTGGGTTTTATTGATACAAAGCTGGATGTCCACTGCGACAGGAGCAGTTTTGCCGGCCGGGTCACATTCCCGCTGGCGGACAACCTGAAACTTTCGAATACAGCGGCGATGCTGATCCGGAATATCCCGGATGATACGGAAATCATTGATGACTGA
- a CDS encoding transcriptional regulator, with protein sequence MEMNNIPEMFQSKLRLMIVSGLIKQPLSFTALKHLTGATDGNLSVQISKLTDAGYIIVRKEFSGKKPLTTCELTPLGRDSFRQYVELLNSILTGN encoded by the coding sequence ATGGAGATGAATAATATCCCGGAGATGTTCCAGTCGAAACTTCGGCTGATGATCGTCAGCGGACTAATCAAACAGCCCCTTTCGTTCACTGCGTTGAAACATCTGACCGGAGCAACCGACGGCAATCTCAGTGTCCAGATCAGCAAGCTTACGGATGCGGGCTATATTATTGTCCGCAAGGAGTTTTCCGGCAAAAAACCGCTGACCACCTGTGAACTGACACCGCTTGGCCGGGACAGTTTCCGGCAGTATGTCGAACTCCTGAACAGCATCCTCACCGGCAATTGA
- a CDS encoding helix-turn-helix domain-containing protein, which yields MSFGKNLQYLRQLSANMTQEALAEKLNVSRQTISKWEMDAANPEMDKALEICKIFSCTLDNLFREEMDKRSDAYSNLRTETVEGFLYVEYTVISREPEADTIGRMYKCAEENGIANPRVIGWDFPKLSQEQVNVFNMHGYTAALILPEGVTPEGYEIKEQPAHQYAAIHIDRPFDNPFSTIPGAYHTLGDYMRTNGLTFVENEVIPCFETDGEGMDVYMACK from the coding sequence ATGAGCTTTGGAAAAAACCTTCAGTATTTAAGGCAGCTGAGTGCGAATATGACCCAGGAAGCACTGGCGGAAAAGCTGAACGTCAGCCGCCAGACCATCTCAAAATGGGAAATGGACGCGGCAAATCCGGAAATGGACAAAGCGCTGGAAATCTGCAAAATCTTTAGCTGTACCCTGGATAATCTCTTCCGGGAAGAAATGGATAAGCGCAGCGACGCTTATTCAAATCTCCGCACGGAGACAGTCGAAGGATTCCTCTATGTGGAGTATACGGTGATCAGCCGGGAACCGGAAGCGGATACCATCGGCAGGATGTACAAATGCGCGGAGGAAAACGGAATCGCGAATCCGAGAGTCATCGGATGGGATTTCCCGAAGCTGTCGCAGGAACAGGTGAATGTGTTCAATATGCACGGATATACCGCGGCGTTGATCCTGCCGGAGGGCGTTACGCCGGAAGGATACGAAATTAAGGAACAGCCAGCCCATCAGTATGCTGCGATCCATATTGACAGGCCTTTTGACAATCCGTTTTCCACCATTCCGGGAGCCTATCACACCCTCGGGGATTATATGAGGACGAACGGGCTGACATTTGTGGAAAATGAAGTCATTCCGTGTTTTGAAACGGATGGGGAAGGCATGGACGTTTACATGGCCTGTAAATGA
- a CDS encoding glycoside hydrolase family 88 protein → MPNEITKVIQCMLAMQRYPWEQGVCAQALLEAGREELWIPMAYDAIRRQSPDGRLAMAGGGPAVSDPAANGEVCLRAWQRTGNPFFLDGAQRMLDYLDHSAPRTADGIICHNDVSFEAGFSAAQLWIDGLYMVPPFLAVMGRIEDAAEQVRGYIRHLFDEETGLFFHIVDTAGGRFVRRKHWATGNGWALMGLARITEAAGEADRLEIRDEMSGFLNRLLDSMLAYQAADGRFHDILDDPESFMDGTSSAMMAATVFRGILHGYVSREYRDAAEAAYRTVMEKTDGIGLVREVCGCPDFVSEGTSAEAQAALVMADAWRRKLNME, encoded by the coding sequence ATGCCGAATGAAATCACGAAGGTTATTCAGTGCATGCTGGCCATGCAGCGGTATCCATGGGAACAGGGAGTCTGCGCCCAGGCTCTGCTGGAAGCCGGGCGGGAAGAACTCTGGATTCCGATGGCGTATGATGCCATCCGGCGCCAGTCCCCGGACGGGCGGCTCGCGATGGCCGGCGGCGGTCCGGCGGTTTCCGATCCGGCGGCAAACGGAGAGGTCTGCCTCCGTGCCTGGCAGCGGACCGGCAATCCGTTTTTCCTGGACGGCGCGCAGCGCATGCTGGACTACCTGGATCATTCCGCGCCGCGTACGGCGGACGGAATCATCTGCCATAATGACGTTTCCTTTGAGGCGGGCTTTTCTGCCGCCCAGCTATGGATTGACGGGCTGTATATGGTTCCGCCGTTCCTGGCGGTGATGGGCCGGATTGAAGATGCCGCGGAACAGGTCCGGGGTTATATCCGGCATCTCTTTGATGAGGAAACCGGCCTTTTCTTCCACATTGTGGATACGGCAGGCGGAAGGTTTGTCCGCAGAAAGCACTGGGCGACCGGAAACGGCTGGGCCCTGATGGGCCTTGCCCGGATAACCGAAGCGGCCGGGGAAGCCGACCGCCTGGAGATCCGGGATGAGATGTCCGGTTTCCTGAACCGGCTGCTGGATTCCATGCTTGCGTACCAGGCAGCGGACGGGCGCTTTCACGATATCCTGGATGACCCGGAAAGCTTTATGGACGGCACTTCTTCCGCCATGATGGCGGCAACGGTCTTCCGGGGAATCCTGCACGGATATGTCAGCAGGGAATACCGGGACGCGGCGGAGGCCGCTTACCGGACCGTGATGGAAAAAACAGACGGGATTGGCCTGGTCCGTGAAGTATGCGGATGCCCGGATTTCGTCTCTGAGGGAACGTCAGCAGAAGCCCAGGCGGCCCTGGTGATGGCGGATGCCTGGCGCAGAAAGCTGAATATGGAATAA
- a CDS encoding 2-oxo acid dehydrogenase subunit E2 translates to MFGRRPDGKRVKKLDPIIQMTPYLMPMRCDAQVFLDHKADYEKLSRYIAQKSREGQKITFMQILAAAYVRAVSRNPEVNRFIFNKQFFARNNCSISYTVLKNPQDIHSNEDTVRILFDLTDTIFDVRDRMNAAVEKSRSTKEGGFVIKLASALLAVPGLATTVVGLVRLLDRYGIAPPVLIRELPFYSGLFITNNGSIGLHNPLHHIYNFGNVSLFFGMGSIQKEAVVEDGKARMKRILPIGITADERVCSGAHYAGFFFDVIHFMDHPEELEVPPEEVRFDQGVEYHVPKVSVKHDLGNKNPETLKPGNSGS, encoded by the coding sequence ATGTTCGGACGCAGACCTGACGGAAAACGAGTGAAGAAGCTGGATCCCATTATTCAGATGACCCCCTACCTCATGCCGATGCGCTGCGACGCGCAGGTGTTCCTGGATCACAAGGCGGACTATGAGAAGTTGAGCCGGTATATCGCCCAGAAAAGCCGGGAAGGCCAGAAGATCACCTTCATGCAGATCCTGGCAGCCGCCTACGTCCGTGCTGTCAGCCGCAATCCGGAAGTTAACCGGTTTATCTTCAACAAGCAGTTCTTTGCGCGGAACAACTGCTCCATTTCCTATACGGTCCTGAAAAACCCGCAGGACATCCACAGCAACGAGGATACGGTCCGCATCCTCTTTGACCTGACCGACACGATTTTCGACGTCCGGGACCGCATGAACGCGGCAGTGGAAAAGAGCCGGAGCACAAAAGAGGGCGGGTTTGTCATCAAGCTGGCCAGCGCGTTGCTGGCTGTACCCGGCCTGGCCACAACGGTGGTCGGACTGGTCCGCCTGCTGGACCGTTACGGAATCGCGCCGCCCGTGCTGATCCGCGAGCTTCCTTTCTACAGCGGACTGTTTATTACCAACAACGGTTCCATCGGGCTGCACAACCCCCTGCACCACATCTATAACTTCGGCAATGTCAGCCTGTTCTTCGGCATGGGCAGCATCCAGAAGGAAGCGGTTGTGGAGGACGGAAAAGCCCGGATGAAGCGCATCCTGCCCATCGGCATCACGGCGGATGAACGGGTCTGCTCCGGCGCGCACTACGCGGGCTTCTTTTTCGACGTCATTCATTTCATGGATCATCCGGAAGAGTTGGAGGTTCCGCCGGAAGAAGTGCGCTTTGACCAGGGCGTGGAATACCATGTCCCCAAAGTTTCCGTAAAGCATGATTTAGGAAACAAAAACCCGGAAACGCTGAAACCCGGCAATTCCGGGAGCTGA